A window of Candidatus Vicinibacter proximus contains these coding sequences:
- a CDS encoding GLPGLI family protein: MELKHPWKKIDEVFLWGNKIRVNMKIKYQILFINLFFLFNLQSQNVCQINYVRTEFWGKIVQRLPYLSKEEKDRSILTRGRDEGFKSKYILTFDSTQSFYTYEEESAAESNYGYSWRKEDYLIYKDFANKRKLSQIEELGKTYLIDETYHRPKWKILNEIKDVAGYICMKAETTDTIKNQKITAWFTDALTLSTGPEEFDGLPGTILELIKNDGDVTITATSVLLPKYPLPLKAPKMKGRKITSFKFNELIQKHIIESIEAQRNPFWSIRY; encoded by the coding sequence GTGGAATTAAAACATCCTTGGAAAAAAATAGACGAGGTTTTTCTATGGGGTAATAAAATAAGGGTTAATATGAAAATAAAATACCAGATATTATTTATCAATCTTTTCTTTCTGTTCAATCTACAATCACAGAATGTTTGTCAAATCAATTATGTACGAACGGAATTTTGGGGAAAAATCGTCCAGCGACTTCCATATTTAAGTAAAGAAGAAAAAGATCGTTCTATTTTAACAAGAGGCCGCGATGAGGGTTTTAAATCAAAGTACATCCTTACTTTTGATTCCACTCAAAGTTTTTATACTTATGAAGAAGAAAGTGCAGCTGAATCTAACTACGGATACTCATGGCGTAAAGAAGACTATTTGATTTATAAAGATTTTGCAAACAAAAGAAAATTAAGCCAGATCGAAGAATTAGGAAAGACATATTTAATTGACGAAACTTATCATAGACCTAAATGGAAAATTCTGAATGAAATTAAAGATGTTGCAGGATATATTTGTATGAAAGCCGAAACAACTGATACCATCAAAAATCAAAAAATTACTGCTTGGTTTACGGATGCCTTGACCCTCAGTACAGGGCCAGAAGAATTTGACGGTTTACCAGGAACTATCTTAGAGCTTATAAAGAATGATGGTGATGTGACTATCACTGCCACTTCTGTTTTACTTCCAAAGTATCCTTTGCCTCTTAAAGCTCCTAAAATGAAAGGCAGAAAGATTACATCCTTCAAATTCAATGAATTAATTCAGAAACATATTATAGAAAGTATTGAAGCACAACGAAACCCCTTTTGGTCAATTAGATATTGA